The DNA region CACTAGTGAATACTCATATTACTGTAGTAATCTGATTACTCATCATGGACTCAGTGAGCGAGGACGACTTCTGCTGGCTACAGCTGGACGATCACAGGATGTTGCTCATCAAAACAATCGAACCTTCAAGAATCACCCCGTACCTCCGACAGTGTCAggtaactcctcctcctcctccacctgcccctgctcctccctctctgattggttgttttGTGATGGCTGTTGTCAGGTCATCTGtgctgaggatgaggagcagcttTTCAATGATCCCGCCCTCGtcatcaggaggagaaaagtTGGTAAGAAATGCATcacgtgtgtggggggggggtaatccAGTCTAGAGGTAACAAATGCTCCTTTACAGGAGCCCTGCTGGACATCCTCCAGAGGACAGGGGTCAAAGGTTACACAGCCTTCCTGGAGAGTCTGGAACTGGATTATCCTCAACTGTACAGTCGCATCACTGGGAAGGAGCCGAACAAGACCTTCAGCATCCTCatcggtctgtctgtctgcctgtctgtctgtctgtctgtctgcctgtctgtctgtctgtctgtctgtctgtctgtctgtctgtctgtctgtctgtctgtctgtctgtctgtctgtctgtctgtctgtctgtctgtctgtctgtctgtctgtctgtctgtctgtctgtctgtctgtctgcctttctgtctgtctgtctgtctgcctgtctgcctgtctgtctgtctgtctgtctgtctgtctgtctgtctgtctgtctgtctgtctgtctgtctgtctgtctgtctgtctgtctgtctgtctgtctgtctgtctgtctgtctgtctgtctgcatgtccttcagtctgcctgcctgtctgtctgtctgtctgtctgtctgtctgtctgtctgtctgtctgtctgtctgtctgtctgtctgtctgtctgtctgtctgtctgtctgtctgtctgtctgtctgtctgtctgtctgtctgcctgcctgcctgcctgtctgtctgtctgtctgtctgtctgtctgtctgtctgtctgtctgtctgtctgtctgtctgcctgcctgtctgtctgtctgtctgtctgtctgtctgtctgcctgtctgtctgtctgtctgtctgtctgcctttctgtctgtctgtctgtctgcctgtctgcctgtctgtctgtctgtctgtctgtctgtctgtctgtctgtctgtctgtctgtctgcctttctgtctgtctgtctgtctgtctgcctgtctgcctgtctgtctgtctgtctgtctgtctgtctgtctgtctgtctgtctgtctgtctgtctgtctgtctgtctgtctgtctgtctgtctgtctgcctgcctgtctgtctgtctgtctgcctgcctgtctgtctgtctgtctgtctgtctgcctgtctgtctgtctgtctgtctgtctgcctttctgtctgtctgcctgtctgcctgcctgtctgtctgtctgtctgtctgtctgtctgtctgtctgtctgtctgtctgtctgtctgtctgtctgtctgtctgtctgtctgtctgtctgtctgtctgtctgcctttctgtctgtctgtctgtctgtctgcctgtctgcctgtctgtctgtctgtctgtctgtctgtctgtctgtctgtctgtctgtctgtctgtctgtctgtctgtctgtctgtctgtctgtctgtctgtctgtctgtctgtctgtctgtctgtctgtctgtctgtctgcatgtccttcagtctgcctgcctgtctgtctgtctgtctgtctgtctgtctgtctgtctgtctgtctgtctgtctgtctgtctgtctgtctgtctgtctgtctgtctgtctgtctgtctgtctgtctgtctgtctgtctgtctgcctgcctgtctgtctgtctgtctgtctgtctgtctgcctgtctgtctgtctgtctgtctgtctgcctttctgtctgtctgcctgtctgcctgcctgtctgtctgtctgtctgtctgtctgtctgtctgtctgtctgtctgtctgtctgtctgtctgtctgtctgtctgtctgtctgtctgtctgtctgtctgtctgtctgtctgtctgcctttctgtctgtctgtctgtctgtctgcctgtctgcctgtctgtctgtctgtctgtctgtctgtctgtctgtctgtctgtctgtctgtctgtctgtctgtctgtctgtctgtctgtctgtctgtctgtctgtctgtctgtctgtctgcatgtccttcagtctgcctgcctgtctgtctgtctgtctgtctgtctgtctgtctgtctgtctgtctgtctgtctgtctgtctgtctgtctgtctgtctgtctgtctgtctgtctgtctgtctgtctgtctgcctgcctgcctgcctgcctgcctgcctgtctgtctgtctgtctgtctgtctgtctgtctgtctgtctgtctgtctgtctgcctgcctgtctgtctgtctgtctgtctgtctgtctgcctgtctgtctgtctgtctgtctgtctgtctgtctgtctgtccttcagtctgtctgtctgtctgtctgtctgtctgtctgtctgtctgtctgtctgtctgtctgtctgtctgtctgtctgtctgtctgtctgtctgtctgtctgtctgtctgtctgtctgtctgtctgtctgtctgtctgtctgtctgtctgtctgtctgtctgtctgcctttctgtctgtctgtctgtctgcctgcctgtctgtctgtctgtctgtctgtctgtctgtctgtctgtctgtctgtctgtctgtctgtctgtctgtctgtctgtctgtctgtctgtccttcagtctgcctgcctgtctgtctgtctgtctgtctgtctgtctgtctgtctgtctgtctgtctgtctgtctgtctgtctgcctgtctgtctgtctgtctgtctgtctgtctgtctgtctgtctgtctgtctgtctgtctgtccttcagtctgtctgtctgtctgtctgtctttctgtctgtctgtctgtctgtctgtctgtctgcctgcctgtctgcctgcctgtctgtctgtctgcctgcctgtctgcctgtctgtctgtctgtctgtctgtctgtctgtctgtctgtctgtctgtctgtctgtctgtctgtctgtctgtctgcctgcctgcctgcctgcctgcctgcctgtctgtctgtctgcctgcctgcctgtctgtctgtctgtctgtctgcctgcctgtctgtctgtctgtctgtctgtctgtctgcctgtctgtctgccttacCATCCATGTCTCAACTGTTATAATGTCTCTTTGATTCAGACACAGCAGGAGAATCTGGTCTGACTCAATTCTTGATGTCGGAGCTCAGCcgcctgcagagggcgctgcaggaagagaggagacgcCGCCAAATGGCTTGCTCTGTCGCAAAGGAACAGGTTGGCATAGCAACCACGTCACTCAGGAAGAGGTAGAGAACTTGCTCAACCTTCATGTTTTGTTATGGCCACCAGGAGGCGtggtctcagcagcagcagctgcggGAGCAGGAGCTGAGGAAGCTGACTGAGCGCGTGCAGAAGGTTCGTGAAGAGCGCGAGCGGCTGAGCGACGAGCTGAAGCAGCTCCGAGATCACAACTACAGTCTGATGGCCGACATCAACACGCTGAACCAGGAGAGGAGCAACGCCCTGCTGGCCAACAGAGACCTGCAGATAGAGGtgagctgacctctgacctctcatcGCCCCTTGAGAGGgctgatgacctctgacctgtgtgtgtgtgcaggtggagCGTCTGAAAAACTCCGTGCTGCAAGCTGAAGGTCAGACTCGACTGCTGAGACGCCGAACACTGAGGCCACTGCAGGAGGTGAAGTCCCACACTCTTCATcccgctcctcttcttcttctttaacatgtcctcctccttctttgtTCAGTTCCAACgacaataaaccaaacaaagaagaagaagcactgTTTGCTGATAACTTTTTTGGAAATAGAATGTAAAGATTGTGGCAACAGTGCAGTTTTGGTGGAAGATAGATTTCAAACATCAGATGAAACATTTGTTCCAGGTGTGACCCCTGACCTTACACAGATGATCCAAAGATCCTCTCACAGGAAGAGCAGCTGCTGGTTTCATTAAAGCAGGTTCAGTGAACAGGAGCAGAATCACAGGGACCAGTTAGGACACAGGACGTGGTTCTGGGAACAGATTCATGTTCAGCATTAATGTTGTTGAAGTCATGTTCATCCACAATAAGATTTAATGAGATATTTGAGAATCAGatttcaaaatatgaatatttcttGTGGATACcagcacacagaggaaaaaagagCACTGAAGGTGGATTTATTATCTAAGAACTGAATCATGAAGAAGTCGAGGACATTTCACTCAGTCTCACCTCTGCTTCTTCAGGTTTAACAGATTTCAACAGATTGATTTCTTACACTTCAACTGACTTCAGTTTCTTTCAGCCACAAAACATCACACTTATAATACGCACAAATAATATGTCCTCTGAATCTCAgatgctgccccctgctggtgatcTCACTTCCAGACATCATCTGACACCGAGTTTAAAAATGTCACattgaagagaaaagagagaaaagagttgAAAGTGTACATGAGCAGAATGATGCTGCATCATGTATCTCAGCGACTGACGTGTGGACAGGTGTGTTTTCAGAGCAGGAGTCTGGCTCTGGCCTCGGAGACGTTCTTCCATCCaaacagaggggaggagaagagggaggagagtaaagaggagaagaaaaccacggacaagaaggaggagaaggaaggagttcctcctcctcagatgaACCTGGTCACGACAGTGATGAGACTGAGACGAgatctccacagagcagaggacCAGCGCTCTCGGGTCAGAACCACTTTCATTGCCTCTGGGGACACCTAGTGGCAGGAGGACACATGTCAGGTCGTCCGTCCTATTCCTGTGAACACGATACCTCAAGAGCttctttcttcaaattttgtacAAGCTTAAGTTAAagtcaaagatgaactgattagattccAGTAGacataggtcaaaggtcagtgacCTCATAAGAATCTTAAATAAAAGGAAGGTGACTAAAACGGCCGTGATTGGTGGAGACAATCAACCACAGGAGGGGACTTTAGTTACAAATGTTGCAGAGAAAATTCTGTCACCTCAACTTTTTgaaggcttttattgtgaacgACTGGAGGAAGTGAATTTGACAGAAACCAGCAAGTCTGTTTGTCTCGTGCACACAAGATGTCTGATTATTAGAGTAAATGTCCACATGTCTCACGTCTGGTTTCCATGTAGAAGAGATGtcagtgaggtcagaggtcgggcTGACGCTGGGTGACTTTGTTTTCAGAGtctggaagagaaggaggagctggagctgtgcTGCACTCAGCTGAAGGGAGACACCCGGATGTACCGTCAACGAAACAAGCAAACCCTCCgacagctggaggaggtggtccGAGAGAGGGACAAGGTGAGGAGATCCAcccgggcgggggggcgggggggcgggctgCTGACTgcaagtcacttcctgtccctgtAAAACCACAGGACAGCAGGAaggttctccaggttcttgCTCTCCAGGTTCTGGTTCTCCAGGTTCCGGTTCTCCAGGTTCTGGATCTCCGGGTTCCGGTTCTCCAGGTTCCGGCTCTCCAGGTTCTGGTTCTCCAGGTTCTGGTTCTCCAGGTTCTTGCTCTCCAGGTTCTTGCTCTCCAGGTTCTTGCTCTCCAGGTTCTGGCTTTCCAGGTTCCGGTTCTCCAGGTTCCGGCTCTCCAGGTTCTGGTTCTCCAGGTTCTTGCTCTCCAGGTTCTGGTTCTCCAGGTTCCGGTTCTCCAGGTTCCGGCTCTCCAGGTTCTGGTTCTCCAGGTTCCGGTTCTCCGGGTTCCGGTTCTCCAGGTTCCGGCTCTCCAGGTTCTGGTTCTCCAGGTTCTTGCTCTCCAGGTTCTGGTTCTCCAGGTTCTTGCTCTCCAGGTTCTGGTTCTCCAGGTTCTGGTTCTCCAGGTTCTTGCTCTCCAGGTTCTTGCTCTCCAGGTTCTGGTTCTCCAGGTTCTGGTTCTCCAGGTCTCTGCTTGGAGTCTGCTCTTTTAGAACCATCTCTCTGATTGTTGCAGGCGCTGTCGTCGTGGGCGGAGCAACAGGAGGAGGTGCggctgctcctgcaggagaaggaTCGGTGCAGGGAGCAGGTCAGACAACTCACCGAGCAATCTGATAGGCTGGAGATCCTCCTGCTGAGGTCACAGGGGGAGGAGCTACAACGGAGCACATGCCTCCTGCAGGTGAGAAGGAGGATGTTGTGATTGGCTGATGCAGCTCAGACTGACAAGTGTGTTAATGACAGCAGGTGTGGAATGTAATGATGATGTCacgatgatgtcatgatgatgtcatgatgataGCTGTCTCTTTCAGTGGGAGAGGAGTGGgagcagtgatgaagatgaggaacCGACAGATACGAAAGTAGAAGGTCAGAGTTGTTGGTtgttggtcatgtgacctgttacatcctgtcacgtgacctgttacatcctgtcacgtgacctgttacatcctgtcacgtgacctgttacatcctgtcacgtgacctgttacatcctgtcacctgacctgttacatcctgtcacgtgacctgttacatcctgtcacgtgacgtgttacatcctgtcacctgacctgttacatcctgtcacctgacctgttacatcctgtcacctgacctgttacatcctgtcacgtgacctgttacatcctgtcacgtgacgtgttacatcctgtcacctgacctgttacatcctgtcacctgacctgttacatcctgtcacctgacctgttacatcctgtcacgtgacgtgttacatcctgtcacgtgacgtgttacatcctgtcacgtgacctgttacatcctgtcacctgacctgttacatcctgtcacgtgacctgttacatcctgtcacctgacctgttacatcctgtcacctgacctgttacatcctgtcacgtgacctgttacatcctgtcacgtgacctgttgcatcctgtcacgtgacctgttacatcctgtcacgtgacctgttacatcctgtcacgtgacctgttacatcctgtcacgtgacctgttacatcctgtcacgtgacctgttacatcctgtcacctgacgtgttacatcctgtcacgtgacgtgttacatcctgtcacgtgacgtgttacatcctgtcacctgacctgttacatcctgtcacctgacctgttacatcctgtcacctgacctgttacatcctgtcacctgacctgttacatcctgtcacgtgacctgttacatcctgtcacgtgacctgttacatcctgtcacgtgacctgtaacatcctgtcacgtgacctgttacatcctgtcacgtgacctgttacttcctgtcacctgacctgttacatcctgtcacgtgacctgttacatcctgtcacctgacgtgttacatcctgtcacgtgacgtgttacatcctgtcacgtgacgtgttacatcctgtcacgtgacgtGTTACatcctgttacatcctgtcacctgacctgttacatcctgtcacctgacgtgttacatcctgtcacgtgacgtgttacatcctgtcacctgacctgttacatcctgtcacgtgacctgttacatcctgtcacgtgacctgtaacatcctgtcacgtgacgtgttacatcctgtcacgtgacctgttacatcctgtcacgtgacctgttacatcctgtcacctgacctgttacatcctgtcacgtgacctgttacatcctgtcacgtgacctgttacatcctgtcacgtgacctgttacatcctgtcacctgacctgttacatcctgtcacctgacctgttacatcctgtcacgtgacgtgttacatcctgtcacgtgacgtGTTACatcctgttacatcctgtcacctgacctgttacatcctgtcacctgacctgttacatcctgtcacctgacctgttacatcctgtcacgtgaagtgttacatcctgtcacgtgacctgttacatcctgtcacgtgacctgttacatcctgtcacctgacctgttacatcctgtcacctgacctgttacatcctgtcacgtgacgtgttacatcctgtcacctgacctgttacatcctgtcacctgacctgttacatcctgtcacctgacctgttacatcctgttacatcctgtcacctgacctgttacatcctgtcacgtgacctgttgcatcctgtcacctgacgtgttacatcctgtcacgtgacgtGTTACatcctgttacatcctgtcacgtgacctgttacatcctgtcacgtgacgtgttacatcctgtcacgtgacctgttacatcctgttacatcctgtcacgtgacctgttacatcctgtcacctgacgTGTTGcatcctgtcacgtgacgtgttacatcctgtcacgtgacgtgttacatcctgtcacctgacctgttacatcctgtcacgtgacgtgttacatcctgtcacctgacctgttacatcctgtcacctgacctgttacatcctgtcacctgacctgttacatcctgttacatcctgtcacctgacctgttgcatcctgtcacctgacgtgttacatcctgtcacgtgacgtGTTACatcctgttacatcctgtcacgtgacctgttacatcctgtcacgtgacgtgttacatcctgtcacgtgacctgttacatcctgttacatcctgtcacgtgacctgttacatcctgtcacctgacgTGTTGcatcctgtcacgtgacgtgttacatcctgtcacgtgacgtgttacatcctgtcacctgacctgttacatcctgtcacctgacctgttacatcctgtcacctgacctgttacatcctgtcacgtgacgtgttacatcctgtcacgtgacctgttacatcctgtcacctgacctgttacatcctgtcacctgacctgttacatcctgtcacgtgacctgttacatcctgtcacctgacctgttacatcctgtcacctgacctgttacatcctgtcacctgacctgttacatcctgtcacctgacctgttacatcctgtcacctgacctgttacatcctgtcacctgacctgttacatcctgtcacgtgacctgttacatcctgtcacctgacctgttacatcctgtcacctgacctgttacatcctgtcacctgacctgttacatcctgtcacgtgacctgttacatcctgtcacgtgacctgttacatcctgtcacgtgacctgttacatcctgtcacctgacctgttacatcctgtcacgtgacctgttgcatcctgtcacctgacctgttacatcctgtcacctgacctgttacatcctgtcacctgacctgttacatcctgtcacctgacctgttacatcctgtcacgtgacgtgttacatcctgtcacctgacctgttacatcctgtcacctgacctgttacatcctgtcacctgacctgttacatcctgtcacgtgacgtgttacatcctgtcacctgacctgttacatcctgtcacctgacctgttacatcctgtcacctgacctgttacatcctgtcacctgacctgttacatcctgtcacgtgacctgttacatcctgtcacgtgacgtgttacatcctgtcacctgacctgttacatcctgtcacctgacctgttatatcctgtcacgtgacctgttacatcctgtcacgtgacgtgttacatcctgtcacgtgacctgttacatcctgtcacgtgacctgttacatcctgtcacgtgacctgttacatcctgtcacgtgacctgttacatcctgtcacctgacctgttacatcctgtcacctgacctgttatatcctgtcacgtgacctgttacatcctgtcatgtgactgaacaggaagcagtgaggAGGTTCCCAGTGGGACGTTGCAGGAGACTGAGGAGGCatcagctctgcagcagaacagttctcctgcaggaggcgctGCAGAGTCTGAACTTAAGACCATCACTACTGCATCATGGGTAATACACCAGCTGGTTCTTCACattttgtctgtgtctctctctctctctcacttgtctgtctctctctctctctctgtgcaggagAAGCAGACAGACGACTGTCTCACCTTCAGGACTCGTCCCAACTTCTTCTATCGCAGGTGAGTTCAGATTCATTTCAGCTCTGGAGAAAATGCAGCTTTcagcatgtttttgtttccatgacaacaggaAGCGAGCACTAAGGTCAAAAGTCATCTGTAAGACGTATGCAGCCAGTAACCTTGACgatagcagcagcagtgacatcaCCGAGTGGGACTGAGCTCACCTGGGATCACATGATCAAATCTGAGCATcactgaggatgaagatgatgtcaGAATATTGATCAGATTATTGACAATTGGTTTCGTAGTAAAAGTGTCTAATCACAtcagttataataattataatgataataaatcaataaagtaTTTACTGACAAACttgtttcattgtttcattcatctcttgtaattgtgtgtgtttgtgtgtgtgtgtgtgtgtgtgtgtgtgtgtgcgtgtgtgtgtgtgtgtgtgtgagatcagaatGTACAATTTTCTCTGTGGAGCATGAAGGTGTCACAGgctggttgtcatggtgacaggtaAACGTTGTCTCTGGGATGGAAGCAGCTCGACTGTTGGACGCTCAGGTGGGTCAAAGGTCCCGGTGGTAACCCGGGTCAGTTAGACCAGGTCTGAGGGTGAGCTCTTGTTTATGATAACTAATGTAGCTGTGTCACGTTAACCCTtcgatacacaagctatgctaacatgctaacccGTTCTcatgcacaacatgggtcagaAATGACCTCATTTCCTGTTGTTTCATCTTGGCTGGATGTTTCTTGGCTTTGTTCTTTTATAGCTTCTTCCTCCTTTAGGAGCCGGCTCCTTTGATGTCGTAGAGGACTCGTTCTCTATGACATCAAAGGAGCCGTCTACATGCAGCAGAGCTGGATTCCtagaccccacccccccacccccccccatctccagCTTGATCCTGTAGAACAAGGTCCAGGTCCTCAGCATCAGAGGTTTCAGACTCAGAGTCAAGACCAAGAATtgcctcctcatcttcctcatcctgttcTTCATCCAGCATCTTTGTGACCATGTCAATCGTGAGTCTGACATGATGCGAGCAGCCAGACTGAAGCTCTGGATAGAGAAAAGCAAATGCATATCAATCCGTCTATGAAGTATAAACTGTTATATTTGGACTTTTATCTTGTTGATTGTTATGGCTAACTAGTCAGAAAAGAAGCTAACTAGCTGTTAGCTTGTTTTCTCACTAGTAGTGGATGGTAAAATAAGACTCACATGCATCAGATGTGTGGAATGAATGGCAGATGTCCTGTAGTGATTACAGactgtacaagtgtgtgtgtaaaagtgatgtagaaatacacaatttacatttgtttataaagtaagaaagcaaaataatgatttgtgttaatcaaaaacaagatatttaatgaacagtttgaatattaaatgataaaatacatttgaaaccctcatgcatgaaataaaacaggaaatgaatgcCGGTCATGCgtgacccatgttgtgcattagaaggGTAGAGATACAAAAATGACTTTAATTCAAAAAGTAACAAAGGAAACAATCAAATAGggatttgtgatgatcaaaacaAGTAAACTGGGGAATACCTGAAGATAGGCCGAGAgttgaatatcccttgtatgttCTAAGGAGGATGTTAGCATGTGTTCGTGGGACATGACTCTGCACCTCAGTGCGCTCACGTGCTTCGGCTCGTGATCAATGATACAGGTGGAGCTTGAGAGGCTGTgaggctactggcttgtatggcggCACTATGAAAGTATTATGAAACCACGTTTCGTTACCTCTTTGCCTTTTTGAACTAaacacttttcctttttaataataagacaagatggagaatacgtaatgaacgttctgccgcactaatGAATGCCTTCTGCTCGTTGATGTAATCAGATGTTCGTGACCAGCGGATGTTGGGGACATGTCTTCAGTACCTTAGCGTCCCTCAggtgtttcagccttttaatCCCCAGACCCCCTCTTCTGAGGCCGGCCTGGGGCCCAGCTGGGATctctcctcctgatccagagctctgcagtgtgtgatgtttcTGTCATGGTCTGGAGCAGGACCTGTCCATGGAGCCCAGATCTTTGAGCCACGTCATGGTGGATGTTGGCATGAAGCTCCTGCAGCCGACCTCCAGAGGTCAAACTACTGCTCTCCAGTCTTGTTGCTCTGCCTCATCGCAGCCGTTTCCTCTTGTTCctcaacatgttcctcacaggGTTCTGTC from Limanda limanda chromosome 5, fLimLim1.1, whole genome shotgun sequence includes:
- the card9 gene encoding caspase recruitment domain-containing protein 9, coding for MDSVSEDDFCWLQLDDHRMLLIKTIEPSRITPYLRQCQVICAEDEEQLFNDPALVIRRRKVGALLDILQRTGVKGYTAFLESLELDYPQLYSRITGKEPNKTFSILIDTAGESGLTQFLMSELSRLQRALQEERRRRQMACSVAKEQEAWSQQQQLREQELRKLTERVQKVREERERLSDELKQLRDHNYSLMADINTLNQERSNALLANRDLQIEVERLKNSVLQAEGQTRLLRRRTLRPLQESRSLALASETFFHPNRGEEKREESKEEKKTTDKKEEKEGVPPPQMNLVTTVMRLRRDLHRAEDQRSRSLEEKEELELCCTQLKGDTRMYRQRNKQTLRQLEEVVRERDKALSSWAEQQEEVRLLLQEKDRCREQVRQLTEQSDRLEILLLRSQGEELQRSTCLLQWERSGSSDEDEEPTDTKVEGSSEEVPSGTLQETEEASALQQNSSPAGGAAESELKTITTASWEKQTDDCLTFRTRPNFFYRRKRALRSKVICKTYAASNLDDSSSSDITEWD